A genomic region of Deltaproteobacteria bacterium contains the following coding sequences:
- a CDS encoding 2-hydroxyacyl-CoA dehydratase, which translates to MMQQFLESTVSRLQSELEGSPRPQGRKRFALEVARLGARLFSKDEKVAWCGLTVPFDLLSTMGVTSCFIEFVGSILASSQMASPFLDEAEHMGCALDTCAYHRAVLGAAHKGMIPTPDFLIASSAPCSGGVAAMETLARGFKRDLFVLHVPQSNDEPAVRYLADQLREMEKFISDHTGKSLDRDRLRKAIVRTNEARGLLNEVFALAQQVPSPVRNRDLGNFGVTMSLLFGSQAAIEIAQAYRDEFAERIRNKNASLPENRIRLLWIQNRIQFKTPLIPWLEEKFQTSIVIDELNSITWEAIDPEDPYLGLARRAISNPFNGPIEYRIQNLKKLAKKYQIHGAINPCHWGCRQGTGARGLIESGLKEIGVPVLNLEIDCIDSRNFAEGQVRTRLEAFLEMIQCTI; encoded by the coding sequence ATGATGCAACAATTTCTTGAATCTACAGTCTCAAGGCTCCAGTCCGAGCTAGAAGGTTCGCCTCGTCCTCAAGGCAGGAAGCGATTTGCCCTCGAAGTGGCTCGTTTGGGCGCACGACTTTTTTCGAAGGACGAAAAAGTTGCCTGGTGCGGACTGACGGTCCCTTTTGATCTTCTAAGCACGATGGGAGTCACTTCATGTTTTATCGAATTTGTCGGTTCTATCCTGGCCTCTTCTCAAATGGCGTCGCCCTTTTTGGATGAAGCGGAGCACATGGGCTGTGCCTTGGATACGTGCGCCTATCACCGCGCCGTGCTTGGTGCGGCTCACAAGGGCATGATTCCCACACCAGACTTTTTGATCGCCTCCAGTGCCCCTTGTAGTGGAGGGGTGGCCGCTATGGAGACATTGGCGCGAGGATTCAAGAGAGATCTCTTTGTCCTTCATGTCCCTCAGTCCAACGACGAGCCGGCTGTTCGTTATCTGGCGGATCAATTGCGGGAAATGGAAAAATTTATCAGCGATCATACGGGCAAGAGTTTGGATCGGGATCGATTGCGCAAGGCGATTGTTCGTACCAACGAGGCACGAGGTCTCTTAAACGAGGTCTTCGCCCTGGCTCAACAGGTGCCTTCACCGGTGAGAAATCGCGATCTGGGAAACTTTGGTGTCACGATGTCACTTCTCTTTGGAAGCCAGGCCGCCATTGAGATTGCGCAGGCCTATCGGGATGAATTCGCAGAACGAATCCGGAATAAGAATGCTTCTCTGCCAGAAAATCGCATCCGTCTCCTTTGGATTCAAAATCGAATCCAGTTCAAAACGCCCCTCATTCCGTGGTTGGAAGAAAAATTTCAGACCTCGATTGTTATTGATGAACTCAATTCCATCACCTGGGAAGCCATTGATCCCGAGGATCCCTATCTAGGACTGGCCCGTCGTGCGATCTCGAATCCCTTCAATGGCCCCATCGAATATCGCATCCAGAATCTCAAAAAACTGGCAAAAAAATATCAGATCCATGGGGCCATCAATCCTTGTCACTGGGGTTGTCGACAAGGCACGGGAGCTCGAGGACTCATCGAATCAGGGCTCAAGGAGATCGGTGTTCCGGTATTGAACCTCGAGATCGATTGTATTGATTCGAGAAATTTTGCCGAGGGTCAGGTGCGGACACGACTCGAAGCATTTTTGGAGATGATTCAATGTACTATCTAG
- a CDS encoding 2-hydroxyacyl-CoA dehydratase: protein MTEKIGFACAYTPLALIDAAGFSPYRILPLGEFLDRAGHVLHDNLCPHVKKILDRALENDLPPLAGLVFMNSCEAMRRLSDAWAHVRPNDRLVLLDLPLTASNPSLSFFKGELLRLADLLSDWRGRKITTDDIENSLARLATLSDLFLKLRDRQKRSALEGGSAKLQRLYNQSMMEPLDETLRILKEELSQAELKERSSNPIPLFIFGNILPDPEVFSIIESCGATIIDEDLCTGSRMFAPLEMNSSGDIFERLARAILTRAPCARTFDSASPLAMADNLVTRARASKVRGIIGHVVKFCDPYLSRFSTIREVLKNAGIPFLILEGDCTLRSVGQQRTRIEAFIEMLR, encoded by the coding sequence ATGACGGAAAAGATCGGATTTGCTTGCGCCTATACACCCCTTGCCTTGATTGATGCTGCGGGCTTTTCTCCCTATCGCATTCTTCCTCTTGGAGAATTCCTGGATCGAGCGGGTCACGTCCTGCATGATAACCTCTGCCCTCACGTAAAGAAAATTCTCGATCGTGCCTTGGAAAATGATCTCCCTCCGCTCGCGGGGCTTGTCTTCATGAACAGTTGCGAGGCGATGCGTCGTCTCAGTGATGCCTGGGCCCATGTTCGACCGAATGATCGCCTCGTGCTTTTGGACCTTCCTCTGACGGCAAGCAACCCATCGCTTTCTTTTTTTAAGGGTGAACTGTTACGGCTTGCGGATCTGTTGTCGGATTGGCGAGGGCGGAAGATTACAACCGATGATATTGAAAATAGCCTCGCTCGTCTTGCCACACTCTCCGATCTTTTTTTGAAACTTCGTGATCGTCAGAAACGCTCTGCCCTTGAAGGCGGGAGCGCCAAGCTACAAAGGCTTTACAATCAGTCCATGATGGAACCACTTGATGAGACTCTTCGTATTTTGAAAGAGGAACTCTCTCAAGCGGAGCTGAAAGAACGTAGTTCTAATCCGATTCCACTTTTTATCTTTGGAAATATTCTTCCGGATCCAGAGGTTTTCTCAATCATCGAATCTTGCGGGGCAACTATTATTGATGAAGATCTCTGCACAGGATCAAGGATGTTTGCTCCTCTGGAAATGAATTCCTCCGGAGACATTTTTGAACGCCTGGCCCGCGCTATCCTGACACGAGCCCCTTGCGCCCGAACCTTTGATTCAGCCTCGCCCCTTGCGATGGCGGATAATCTTGTCACCCGCGCCCGGGCCTCGAAGGTGCGGGGGATTATCGGACATGTGGTCAAATTTTGTGATCCCTATCTGTCTCGATTTTCCACCATTCGTGAGGTCCTGAAAAATGCAGGAATCCCCTTTCTTATTCTTGAAGGGGATTGCACCCTGCGATCGGTAGGACAGCAACGAACACGGATCGAGGCTTTTATTGAGATGTTGAGGTGA
- the pgsA gene encoding CDP-diacylglycerol--glycerol-3-phosphate 3-phosphatidyltransferase, producing the protein MKFSLPTKNVYLNVPNYFSFARIAFIPLVMIFLGFQYPLHSEKFSPMLGVIASFFFVLAGISDLFDGYYARRMNISGVFGKLIDPLADKLMHMAVMIMLIPLQELPAWLVILFLFREITITALRSVALEDGFVMAADYWGKKKTALLNCSLTCFMLPHRFLWADSRVVGWVVLSLALVVSLGSGVNYLMKYFIPIVEKQSSEK; encoded by the coding sequence ATGAAATTTTCATTGCCCACCAAGAATGTGTATTTAAATGTCCCAAACTATTTTAGTTTTGCTCGCATTGCCTTTATTCCCTTGGTGATGATTTTCTTGGGCTTTCAGTATCCTCTGCACTCCGAAAAATTCAGTCCGATGCTTGGTGTTATTGCCTCATTTTTTTTCGTATTGGCAGGAATTTCGGATCTCTTTGATGGCTATTATGCCCGGCGAATGAATATCAGTGGTGTTTTTGGAAAGCTGATTGATCCCTTGGCCGATAAATTGATGCATATGGCCGTGATGATCATGTTGATTCCTCTTCAAGAACTCCCCGCTTGGTTGGTGATTCTTTTTTTGTTTCGTGAAATTACGATTACCGCCTTGCGTTCGGTTGCCCTGGAAGATGGTTTTGTGATGGCCGCTGATTATTGGGGGAAAAAGAAGACTGCCTTGCTGAATTGTTCTCTCACTTGTTTTATGCTCCCCCACCGTTTTTTGTGGGCCGATAGCCGGGTCGTAGGCTGGGTGGTGCTCAGTCTGGCACTGGTTGTATCTTTGGGATCAGGAGTGAATTACTTGATGAAATATTTTATCCCCATTGTCGAAAAACAATCCTCTGAAAAATGA
- a CDS encoding 2-hydroxyglutaryl-CoA dehydratase: MYYLGLDIGSLSCDAVLVDHEERILASSVVPTGAKNREAIARATDEVLRASGISRSDVKAIVSTGYGRERVEDRLATVTEISCHARGILARVPKTQILIDIGGQDSKAIRIDKSGRVADFAMNDKCAAGTGRFLEAMARALQIDLEEMSQFHGEIKDACTLSSMCTVFAESEVVSLIADGIEMRKIVNGLNAAIAARTVTLVKRIAPNIEGLSISMSGGVARNAGVVRALSEALKRDISIPENPDTIGALGAALIARERAI, encoded by the coding sequence ATGTACTATCTAGGTCTCGATATCGGAAGTCTATCGTGTGATGCCGTTCTTGTGGATCATGAGGAACGGATCTTGGCGTCTTCTGTTGTTCCTACAGGCGCAAAAAATCGTGAGGCGATCGCTCGTGCGACGGATGAGGTGTTGCGTGCCTCGGGTATTTCTCGATCCGATGTAAAGGCTATTGTTTCGACCGGTTATGGCCGTGAGCGCGTGGAGGATCGATTGGCCACGGTGACCGAAATTAGCTGCCATGCCCGAGGCATCCTCGCGCGTGTTCCGAAAACTCAAATCTTGATCGATATTGGCGGACAAGACAGCAAGGCTATTCGAATTGATAAGTCAGGGCGTGTGGCTGATTTTGCCATGAACGACAAATGCGCAGCGGGGACGGGTCGATTTTTAGAAGCCATGGCTCGTGCCCTTCAGATTGATCTCGAGGAGATGAGTCAGTTTCACGGAGAAATTAAAGACGCCTGCACCTTGAGCAGTATGTGTACCGTCTTTGCCGAGAGTGAGGTGGTGTCTCTGATCGCCGACGGGATTGAGATGAGAAAAATTGTCAATGGCCTGAACGCTGCCATCGCGGCCAGAACCGTCACCTTGGTCAAACGCATTGCCCCCAATATCGAAGGCCTTTCCATCAGCATGTCTGGTGGTGTCGCTCGAAATGCCGGTGTCGTCCGGGCCTTGAGTGAAGCCTTGAAACGTGACATTTCCATCCCTGAAAATCCCGATACCATCGGGGCTCTGGGAGCAGCTCTCATTGCACGGGAACGGGCAATTTGA
- the nrfD gene encoding polysulfide reductase NrfD, protein MSTQVLLNPLEEEPLIAPDKIYGDVTHDVCKPLESFPTKMWWIAFLSALVLFSFGARMVSITIADGIGTWGLNNPVGWAVDITTFVFWIGIGHAGTLISAILLLFRQKWRTAINRSAEAMTIFAVMTAGMFPLLHTGRPWYACFWLFPYPNQRGLWVNFKSPLLWDVFAVSTYLTISLLFWYLGLIPDIASVRDRAKNKIRRTIYTILSFGWRGSARNWNHYEIVCLILAGLSTPLVLSVHTIVSFDFAVSILPGWHTTIFPPYFVAGAIFSGFAMVVTLLVIAREVFGLKDYIQIKHLENMNKVMLLTGMMVGYAYIIEFFTAWYSGNLYERFIFINRATGPYWWAYWTMMTCNVISPQIFWFKKLRRNLAVMFVVSIVINIGMWFERFVIIVTSLHRDYLPASWGYYRMTIYEVAMLVGSFGFFFIFFLLFCRFMPTIAMFEVKSIMKLKSNEV, encoded by the coding sequence ATGTCGACACAGGTACTTTTAAATCCACTCGAAGAAGAACCCCTCATTGCCCCCGATAAAATTTACGGGGATGTGACCCACGATGTCTGTAAACCCCTGGAAAGTTTTCCGACCAAGATGTGGTGGATTGCCTTCTTGAGTGCCTTGGTTCTTTTTTCCTTTGGCGCCCGCATGGTGTCCATCACTATTGCCGATGGTATTGGAACCTGGGGTTTGAACAATCCTGTGGGTTGGGCGGTCGACATCACCACTTTCGTTTTCTGGATTGGTATTGGTCATGCCGGAACGCTCATCTCAGCGATCCTGCTTTTATTCAGACAAAAATGGAGAACCGCGATCAACCGTTCGGCAGAGGCCATGACGATTTTTGCAGTGATGACGGCGGGCATGTTTCCGCTCTTGCATACCGGTCGGCCCTGGTATGCCTGCTTCTGGCTTTTCCCTTATCCCAATCAGCGTGGATTGTGGGTAAACTTTAAATCGCCTCTTTTGTGGGACGTGTTTGCGGTGTCTACCTATCTGACCATTTCCCTGCTTTTCTGGTACCTGGGGTTAATTCCCGATATCGCCTCCGTGCGCGATAGGGCAAAAAATAAAATCCGAAGAACCATTTATACGATTCTTTCTTTTGGATGGAGGGGTTCTGCAAGAAACTGGAACCACTATGAAATCGTCTGTCTGATTCTGGCGGGTCTTTCTACGCCTCTCGTGCTTTCCGTGCATACCATCGTTAGCTTTGACTTTGCCGTTTCCATCTTGCCGGGTTGGCATACCACTATTTTCCCTCCCTACTTTGTAGCCGGGGCCATTTTCTCAGGTTTTGCGATGGTGGTCACCTTGCTGGTGATTGCGCGTGAGGTGTTTGGCTTGAAAGACTATATTCAAATCAAGCATCTTGAAAATATGAACAAGGTGATGCTGCTCACGGGCATGATGGTGGGATACGCCTATATCATCGAATTTTTTACGGCCTGGTACAGCGGCAATCTTTACGAACGTTTTATTTTCATCAATCGCGCCACGGGGCCTTACTGGTGGGCCTATTGGACCATGATGACCTGCAACGTGATCTCTCCCCAAATCTTCTGGTTCAAAAAACTGCGTCGCAATTTGGCGGTGATGTTTGTGGTTTCTATCGTGATTAATATTGGAATGTGGTTTGAGCGCTTTGTGATCATTGTCACTTCTCTGCATCGCGATTACTTGCCTGCAAGCTGGGGCTATTATCGAATGACCATTTACGAGGTTGCGATGTTGGTGGGCAGCTTCGGTTTTTTCTTTATTTTCTTTTTGCTCTTCTGTCGCTTCATGCCCACGATTGCCATGTTTGAAGTGAAGAGTATTATGAAGCTAAAAAGTAATGAGGTCTGA
- a CDS encoding cytochrome c3 family protein: MLLGIFLNFWWNLGNSVGYAPVQPIPFSHKIHAGDNKIPCLYCHVNVDKGRHATVPSMNVCMNCHLMVRSNPDPSSKDYSPYIQDLIQHYREDKPIEWIKVHDQPDFVFFNHRPHIAKGFDCAACHGDVKQMSRIEQAKPLNMGFCVDCHRQNGGPVNCNTCHH; encoded by the coding sequence ATGTTACTGGGGATCTTTTTGAATTTTTGGTGGAACCTGGGAAACAGCGTGGGCTATGCACCTGTTCAACCTATTCCCTTCAGCCACAAAATTCATGCAGGCGACAATAAAATTCCCTGTCTCTACTGCCATGTCAATGTCGACAAAGGTCGTCATGCCACAGTCCCTAGCATGAACGTGTGTATGAATTGCCACCTCATGGTTCGATCAAACCCTGATCCTAGCAGCAAAGATTACAGTCCTTATATTCAAGATTTAATTCAACACTATAGGGAAGATAAGCCGATCGAATGGATTAAAGTTCATGATCAACCCGATTTCGTCTTTTTTAATCACAGACCGCATATTGCCAAAGGCTTCGACTGTGCGGCTTGTCACGGCGATGTGAAACAAATGTCGAGGATAGAACAGGCCAAACCTTTGAACATGGGCTTCTGTGTCGATTGCCATAGGCAGAACGGTGGGCCTGTGAACTGTAATACCTGTCATCACTAA
- a CDS encoding TAT-variant-translocated molybdopterin oxidoreductase has protein sequence MSQNQAKYWTSIGQRLQTEAYKQAVGKEFLEAPEKQNLTDMDRRSFLKVMGAGLLFASAACYRRPVEKIIPYVNRPEEVVPGVANWYSSTCGECAASCGIVVKTREGRPIKLEGNELNPLNQGGMCARGQASILNLYDPDRLKFPVALTEGKAQEIKWADLDQKIQAALSEASQKGQKIYLLTGVVNSPSTLKLISEFSKVYPQTQQVSFDAIVPEEVSQAQKLAYGPALAPTYKMEKAKLILSFGADFLGTWISPVQFAKDFAKARRVENGSMAKLAVVESVLSLTGSNADAYLAVSSGDELWVALGLLNEILVQKKVSRYASELGLAVALAPYSLSEVSKKTGLRLEALQKLAKDLLEAEGEVLVLGSALKAKNAVALELVAALLNSILESDGKTVDYRQTSNQSKSSLVDLLALIQDMKDSKVGALIVAGVNPVYVLPPSLGFKDALKKIPLVVSLADRVDETAELAHFVSPAAHYLEAWSDAEPRKGVISIAQPVVSPLYQTRSFQDSLLTWAKLPAKSWYEFLKENWKNEIYASHVQGRSFEVFWEESLKSGVVLDENSGDDLPSRPFTVSALLEKIPAQISSAGLSLAFYPSYAVLDGRSSNNAWLQELPDPLSKLTWENALSVSVKKSSELSLKDGDVVRVKGQGFDFEVPVIVQPKLSTEMLTLAMGYGRKKAGRVGSNIGVNVAPFQKVEANSLVWTGFPVEITKTGAHSPLAQTQGHHNLEVGESSLTNEPGNELPLARKNEVIKELNYEEYRKNQGRSEEEQEGPLPSMWDSHEYKTYRWGMAIDMSACTGCNACVIGCQSENNIPTVGKDQVIRGREMQWIRIDRYYSGEIENPDVSHQPMLCQHCENAPCETVCPVLATVHSDEGLNSMVYNRCVGTRYCANNCPYKVRRFNFYDYAKKFLEKYEWKDNDYSGDFLSFGKQPKYEELVNLVLNPDITTRSRGVMEKCSFCMQRIRDSKDKAKAENRQVRDGEIKTACQQTCPSNAIVFGNTNDPHSEISKIRKNPRGYSVLEEINVKPQVTYLKKMRNV, from the coding sequence ATGAGTCAAAACCAAGCGAAATATTGGACGAGTATCGGTCAGCGGCTTCAAACCGAGGCTTATAAGCAAGCTGTAGGAAAAGAATTTTTGGAAGCTCCGGAAAAACAGAATTTGACCGACATGGATAGGCGCTCTTTTCTTAAGGTGATGGGGGCGGGTTTGTTGTTTGCCTCTGCAGCCTGTTATCGTCGACCTGTAGAAAAAATAATTCCTTATGTGAATCGTCCCGAAGAGGTGGTTCCTGGAGTAGCCAATTGGTATTCCTCCACTTGTGGAGAATGCGCGGCTTCTTGTGGAATTGTGGTGAAGACTCGGGAGGGCCGTCCCATTAAATTAGAAGGGAATGAGTTGAATCCCTTGAACCAGGGCGGAATGTGCGCCAGAGGCCAGGCTTCCATTTTAAATCTTTATGATCCGGATCGTCTCAAATTTCCTGTCGCCTTAACGGAGGGCAAAGCCCAGGAAATAAAATGGGCCGATTTGGACCAAAAAATTCAGGCTGCTTTGTCGGAGGCTTCCCAAAAGGGACAAAAGATTTATCTCCTCACAGGAGTGGTGAATAGCCCTTCTACCTTAAAATTAATTTCTGAATTTTCTAAAGTTTACCCTCAAACTCAACAGGTGTCTTTTGATGCGATTGTGCCGGAAGAAGTCTCCCAAGCCCAAAAGTTGGCTTATGGTCCGGCCTTGGCCCCTACTTATAAGATGGAGAAGGCAAAACTGATTTTAAGTTTTGGTGCGGATTTTTTAGGAACCTGGATCTCTCCCGTTCAATTCGCCAAAGATTTTGCAAAAGCTCGTCGAGTGGAAAACGGATCCATGGCAAAATTGGCAGTAGTCGAATCTGTACTTTCTCTCACGGGAAGTAATGCAGACGCCTATTTGGCCGTTTCGTCAGGAGACGAGTTGTGGGTGGCCTTGGGTCTTTTGAATGAAATTTTAGTGCAAAAGAAAGTTTCTCGTTATGCCTCCGAGTTGGGTTTGGCTGTGGCCTTGGCGCCTTACTCTTTAAGTGAAGTTTCCAAAAAAACAGGTTTGAGACTGGAGGCCCTCCAAAAATTGGCGAAGGATCTGCTGGAAGCAGAAGGTGAGGTGCTGGTTTTAGGTTCTGCCCTAAAAGCCAAAAATGCAGTGGCTCTCGAATTGGTGGCGGCCCTGTTGAATTCCATTTTGGAAAGTGATGGGAAAACCGTAGATTACAGGCAAACTTCCAATCAGTCCAAAAGTTCTCTGGTCGATTTACTGGCCTTAATTCAAGACATGAAAGATTCCAAAGTGGGTGCCTTGATTGTGGCTGGAGTCAACCCTGTTTATGTTTTACCGCCTTCTTTAGGTTTTAAGGATGCCCTTAAAAAAATTCCTTTAGTGGTGAGTTTGGCTGATCGTGTGGATGAAACGGCAGAGCTGGCGCATTTTGTTAGCCCTGCTGCCCATTATTTGGAGGCTTGGTCGGATGCCGAGCCGCGCAAAGGTGTTATCAGTATTGCTCAGCCGGTGGTGTCGCCTTTGTATCAAACGCGCAGTTTTCAGGATTCACTTTTAACCTGGGCTAAATTGCCTGCCAAAAGTTGGTATGAATTTTTAAAAGAAAATTGGAAAAATGAAATTTATGCCTCGCATGTGCAGGGAAGAAGTTTTGAAGTCTTTTGGGAGGAGAGCCTAAAAAGCGGTGTGGTGTTAGATGAAAACAGCGGAGACGATTTGCCTAGTCGTCCTTTTACAGTGTCTGCCTTACTTGAAAAAATCCCCGCCCAAATTTCTTCTGCGGGACTGAGCCTTGCTTTCTATCCTTCTTACGCCGTGCTCGATGGTCGTTCTTCCAACAATGCCTGGTTGCAAGAATTGCCCGATCCTCTGTCCAAACTCACCTGGGAAAACGCCTTGTCGGTCTCGGTTAAAAAATCTTCAGAATTATCCTTGAAAGATGGGGATGTGGTGAGGGTGAAAGGGCAGGGTTTTGATTTTGAGGTGCCGGTGATTGTTCAGCCAAAATTATCTACCGAGATGCTGACCTTGGCGATGGGTTATGGGCGTAAAAAAGCGGGTCGAGTTGGTTCGAACATCGGTGTGAATGTGGCCCCTTTCCAAAAAGTGGAAGCAAACTCTCTTGTGTGGACTGGTTTTCCTGTCGAAATTACAAAAACGGGTGCGCATAGTCCACTCGCTCAAACCCAAGGCCATCATAATCTAGAAGTGGGGGAGAGTTCTTTGACGAATGAGCCTGGCAATGAGCTTCCTCTGGCACGAAAAAATGAGGTGATCAAAGAGTTGAATTACGAGGAATATCGAAAAAATCAGGGTCGTTCTGAAGAAGAACAGGAAGGGCCTCTCCCTTCGATGTGGGATTCTCATGAATACAAAACTTATCGTTGGGGGATGGCCATCGACATGAGTGCCTGCACGGGTTGCAATGCCTGTGTCATAGGCTGCCAGTCTGAAAATAACATCCCTACCGTCGGGAAAGATCAAGTGATTCGTGGGCGTGAAATGCAATGGATTCGAATCGATCGTTATTATTCGGGCGAGATCGAGAACCCCGACGTTTCGCACCAGCCCATGCTTTGCCAGCATTGCGAAAATGCCCCTTGTGAAACCGTTTGTCCTGTTCTGGCGACGGTACATAGCGACGAAGGTTTGAATAGCATGGTGTACAACCGTTGCGTGGGAACTCGTTATTGCGCCAACAACTGCCCTTATAAAGTACGTCGTTTCAACTTCTATGATTATGCAAAAAAATTTCTCGAAAAATACGAGTGGAAAGACAACGATTACTCCGGGGATTTTTTAAGTTTTGGCAAGCAACCCAAATATGAGGAATTGGTGAATCTGGTTTTGAACCCCGACATTACGACGCGTAGTCGTGGAGTGATGGAGAAGTGTAGCTTTTGTATGCAACGTATTCGTGATTCTAAAGACAAGGCAAAAGCAGAAAATAGACAAGTTCGAGACGGTGAAATAAAAACCGCCTGCCAACAAACTTGTCCTTCGAACGCCATCGTTTTTGGAAATACAAACGATCCCCATTCAGAGATCTCAAAAATTAGAAAGAATCCACGAGGCTATAGTGTCTTAGAAGAGATTAATGTGAAACCTCAAGTCACGTATTTGAAAAAAATGAGGAATGTTTAA
- a CDS encoding MarR family transcriptional regulator, protein MVSNIKLTADNLTDCPYYLVSRVSLLVTSALKKALQEGGVEEVRPAYLGVLMSLWHQDGVKGVALAQRAGLEPSTMTELLDRMEGDQLVLRTKAPGDRRAQLIQLTDKGHKLQKPVLKVLDRALPQVFQGISKAEMALTKDVLRRILKNAQQGK, encoded by the coding sequence ATGGTTTCGAATATAAAGCTCACTGCCGATAATTTAACTGATTGCCCCTACTACCTGGTTTCGCGAGTCTCGCTTCTGGTGACGTCAGCACTGAAGAAGGCCCTTCAAGAGGGTGGGGTGGAAGAGGTGCGGCCTGCGTATTTGGGAGTTTTGATGAGTCTTTGGCATCAAGACGGTGTGAAGGGGGTTGCGCTGGCACAGCGTGCTGGGCTTGAGCCATCGACGATGACGGAACTTTTGGACCGCATGGAGGGAGATCAATTGGTGTTGCGCACCAAGGCCCCTGGAGATCGGCGGGCACAGTTGATCCAGTTGACGGACAAGGGGCACAAGCTTCAAAAGCCTGTTCTCAAAGTGCTGGACCGAGCTCTGCCCCAGGTTTTTCAGGGAATTTCGAAGGCTGAGATGGCCCTGACTAAAGATGTGCTTCGTCGCATTCTCAAAAACGCCCAACAAGGAAAATGA
- a CDS encoding TldD/PmbA family protein — MIQDYNLSAILKKSLSKGGDFAEIYFEQSLSNQIVCEQKQIEKIVSGIDVGVGIRVLFKGQTAYGYTNDWSEQGLLSLAARVSEAVEAKYFDRDFVLHSVKPSWKNSPSKNPSHFELKEKIIPVLKASDVAWKHNEYIQQATITYRDLEKKILIANSLGELCEDEQIYTVFLTQVVAQKDGILQTGYEGVGGTLGFELFDEHCPEEVATTAAAQAYQMLHARPAPAGSMPVVLAAEAGGTMVHEAVGHGLEADLAMEGLSVYQNKIGERVASSLITVVDDKTLPYKRGSFVFDDEGSPAQKTILIDQGILKTYMHSRLYAEKAGVASTGNGRRESYKCRPIVRMTNTMIASGKEDPQEIIHSVEKGLYVKRMGGGQVNTVNGDFMFEVTEGYLLEKGKMGEAVRGATLTGNGPEILMQIDKVGSDLGFGIGTCGKDGQGVPVADAQPTLRIPEIVVGGIAYTVPIK, encoded by the coding sequence ATGATACAAGACTACAATTTATCCGCAATCTTGAAAAAATCCCTCTCCAAAGGAGGTGATTTTGCTGAAATTTATTTTGAACAAAGCCTCAGTAATCAAATTGTCTGCGAACAAAAGCAAATTGAAAAAATTGTCTCCGGTATTGATGTAGGAGTAGGCATTCGCGTTTTGTTCAAGGGGCAAACGGCGTATGGTTACACCAACGATTGGAGTGAGCAAGGTCTGCTGAGCCTTGCTGCGAGAGTTTCGGAGGCCGTGGAGGCCAAATATTTTGACAGGGATTTCGTCCTGCATTCCGTAAAGCCTTCCTGGAAAAATTCACCCTCCAAAAATCCATCCCATTTTGAACTTAAAGAAAAAATCATCCCCGTGTTAAAAGCCAGTGACGTTGCCTGGAAACACAATGAATATATTCAACAAGCCACAATCACTTATCGGGACCTTGAAAAAAAAATTCTCATTGCCAATTCTTTGGGGGAGCTTTGTGAAGACGAACAAATTTATACTGTCTTCTTAACCCAGGTGGTGGCTCAAAAAGACGGAATCCTCCAAACCGGCTACGAAGGCGTGGGAGGCACTTTGGGCTTTGAACTTTTTGATGAACATTGTCCCGAAGAAGTAGCCACCACCGCTGCAGCACAGGCTTATCAAATGTTGCATGCACGGCCAGCTCCTGCGGGAAGCATGCCCGTAGTGCTTGCTGCAGAGGCAGGTGGCACAATGGTGCATGAAGCTGTAGGGCATGGATTGGAAGCCGATTTGGCGATGGAAGGGCTTTCGGTATACCAAAACAAAATTGGTGAACGAGTGGCTTCTTCACTAATTACTGTAGTGGATGATAAGACTCTCCCCTACAAAAGAGGTTCCTTCGTATTTGACGACGAAGGTAGCCCGGCTCAAAAAACCATCCTCATCGATCAAGGGATTTTAAAAACTTATATGCACTCTCGTCTGTACGCCGAAAAAGCAGGCGTGGCTTCTACTGGAAATGGCCGACGTGAATCGTACAAATGTCGACCTATTGTTCGCATGACCAACACAATGATCGCCTCGGGCAAAGAGGATCCCCAAGAAATTATTCACTCGGTTGAAAAAGGTTTGTATGTCAAACGCATGGGCGGCGGCCAGGTAAACACGGTAAATGGCGACTTCATGTTTGAAGTGACCGAAGGCTATTTGTTGGAGAAAGGTAAAATGGGTGAGGCCGTACGCGGCGCTACGCTCACCGGAAATGGACCAGAGATTTTAATGCAGATTGATAAAGTAGGTTCCGATCTAGGCTTCGGCATCGGCACCTGCGGTAAAGACGGCCAAGGCGTACCAGTAGCGGATGCGCAGCCAACTTTGAGAATTCCAGAGATTGTAGTGGGAGGAATTGCATATACCGTACCCATAAAATAA